In Torulaspora globosa chromosome 1, complete sequence, a genomic segment contains:
- the SSN2 gene encoding Ssn2p (ancestral locus Anc_5.559) produces MLSKPSPPPMANDCSIYRLEELLSSFYKIETIEKINYHQYVPKKQDDQWSIQMELYLRKQNPRNLVALLSRELWCFSINDDPVPTPPKLSAAGNDVTTLDKSGQFTAQYSKPNLPPHYALFLKALRRMIYINLAANSQNKIIPYGNACLFVEKANESQVLQLEPHLFENGDLSLIISTRNLVLVPLTPGRIEEAFLRSHALYLSPSGIRIYLPSSNRQQCIVPPPRNADVLFKTLLVSHGIDLSARQNVQWVRVIPHLGHLNGYTPNVAAYMDAPTETRTIVWPLDLCFAQPASDFDEKSQDESSCHDLVKTFDIIDDFIQLKQTSAYRTPTSSNGAAGNSLGTNPVSSGGAYTEQFQHFYKNTGGNPASASYLPANESLNPKASPEDSSPSVSTFEKPLHSSNDKISIDACLTTPNVNENEFNYRRSFTNDSEISPTKSDLTLNSRRDEHRRTSIIKPPASAELSPKADGHASEAITDDLFGDGEEEAGSDDFDLFGESKTSSSSGRTQNFTPEKVESDEITEDMFGMSDDDDRSRSATSKVKDYYLGDDNDMFRSSPSKRPSMKRKYLDIPIEEITLSTSPLYMDPGAPLPVETPRDRRKSVFAPLNFNPIIENNVDNKYKNGGKFSFSPSQHDGSLKFDVSTADISSSDDESDSSADLDDLNIKSEVMSADNLPMNSQYNIYSSVQIPLDSIPPTLNKIEIAPSSISSSVERDSSNAIWRLSHQELANGDSSLISSNDTIPSEQATVKSELHTDQLTFSNKAMAIGGSNTSNLPDSNSGVPESTPATGSLAPESSSSLPFLLRHMPLSSIPAAFWCSNPTVTIKKNDQYILNLLSEQIVFDHNMFSNISKPIIRHAGLQKCNEGLISKTIRGLFKSFTRLDGCHLISTMYPIKEPSIYVKKHNSVINISADSQVFSKFLNVRPAKGIKNFRLLMLTASYCDDCASFVSTLYQTYIGHEFGFCELLKLTNDDSPGLRCLENFDKGRLFLLAAQIVTYCSTNKNAGKDVPVMILLPVDSYNFEELVLKVAKFNIIRNEVTSKIPNAQIFLKVVIMDFIRNPLSSVDEYSNLCVGIYNLLTPKNMKFTSIARKLPEKVTFKTLQQKIGTSAINYDAFIHLAYARSVDKEWVFAALSDSSGKESMIKSWYVGTSKTKFDEACNEIWNLALRLSSKKFGRICLILTRLNGVLPDDELMNWRRLSGKTIHLAVVCVDNDTKISFFDEDKIYPTFKPLLRNPEFSKKIDPKRLDSYEIRDISQDIHAVIFEGCFPLTNSQHRCAIKSGALIKFKTSAGDSIVDKFEVNLLNCPHSDSTKLLKTILEEFRNLGALSSWFGVSNGEMAHIPWHVLAVKKMMQVMIHTRVKTVD; encoded by the coding sequence ATGCTGTCAAAACCATCACCACCTCCAATGGCAAATGATTGCTCGATCTACAGgctcgaagagctgctcTCGAGCTTCTACAAGATCGAAACGATAGAGAAGATCAACTATCACCAATACGTGCCCAAGAAACAGGACGACCAGTGGTCGATCCAGATGGAGCTTTATCTGAGGAAGCAGAATCCAAGAAACCTTGTGGCTTTGCTGTCAAGAGAACTTTGGTGCTTCAGTATTAACGACGATCCAGTACCGACTCCTCCCAAGCTATCTGCCGCGGGCAACGACGTCACGACGTTAGATAAGAGTGGCCAGTTTACTGCTCAGTACTCCAAACCAAATTTACCGCCTCATTATGCCTTGTTTCTGAAGGCACTGCGAAGAATGATCTACATAAACTTGGCAGCGAACTCCCAGAACAAAATAATACCGTATGGTAATGCTTGTTTAtttgttgagaaagctAATGAAAGCCAAGTGCTGCAGCTTGAGCCACATCTGTTCGAAAACGGTGACCTGTCGCTAATAATATCAACACGCAACCTAGTGCTTGTACCGCTAACGCCTGGCcgtattgaagaagcgtTTTTGCGTTCGCATGCCTTGTACCTTTCCCCGTCAGGTATAAGGATTTACTTGCCTTCCAGCAATCGACAACAGTGTATTGTTCCGCCGCCTAGAAACGCTGATGTGTTATTCAAGACCCTACTTGTTTCTCACGGTATCGATTTATCCGCGAGACAGAATGTTCAGTGGGTCAGAGTGATCCCACATCTCGGCCATCTGAATGGCTACACTCCGAACGTGGCAGCTTACATGGATGCCCCTACGGAAACGAGAACTATAGTTTGGCCTCTAGACTTGTGCTTTGCTCAGCCGGCGTCAgattttgatgaaaaatcTCAGGATGAGTCTTCCTGTCATGACTTGGTCAAGACATTCGATATTATTGACGATTTTATtcaattgaagcaaacTTCTGCATATCGCACACCAACTAGCTCGAACGGGGCGGCCGGTAACTCGCTAGGAACTAATCCTGTGAGCTCTGGTGGAGCTTACACCGAACAATTTCAGCATTTCTACAAGAATACGGGCGGAAATCCTGCAAGCGCCTCCTATCTCCCGGCTAATGAAAGCCTGAATCCAAAAGCGAGTCCAGAAGATTCATCTCCATCGGTTTCTACATTTGAGAAGCCACTGCATAGCTCTAACGACAAGATTTCTATTGACGCATGTCTTACCACACCGAACGTCAACGAGAATGAATTCAACTATAGAAGATCGTTTACAAATGATTCAGAAATAAGCCCCACGAAGTCCGATCTAACTCTCAATTCTAGGCGTGACGAGCACAGGCGCACGTCAATCATTAAGCCGCCAGCATCAGCCGAGCTCAGTCCAAAAGCTGATGGCCATGCCAGTGAGGCCATTACGGATGACTTGTTCGGagatggtgaagaagaggctGGAAGCGATGACTTCGATTTGTTTGGCGAAAGTAAAACTTCCTCTTCTAGTGGCAGGACACAAAACTTCACACCGGAAAAAGTCGAATCGGATGAAATAACGGAAGATATGTTTGGTATGTCTGACGACGACGATCGAAGCCGAAGCGCAACCTCCAAGGTTAAAGATTATTATCTGGGAGATGACAATGACATGTTTCGAAGCTCGCCTTCGAAGCGTCCTTCAATGAAAAGGAAATATCTGGATATTCCTATCGAGGAGATTACGCTTTCTACGAGTCCTCTATACATGGATCCCGGCGCTCCGCTTCCTGTGGAGACACCTAGAGATAGGAGGAAAAGTGTCTTTGCAcctttgaacttcaacCCAATCATCGAGAACAATGTCGATAACAAGTATAAAAATGGTGGCAAATTCTCATTCAGTCCCTCTCAACACGACGGATCTTTGAAGTTTGATGTATCAACTGCAGATATCTCGAGCTCGGATGACGAAAGCGATTCCTCTGCCGATTTGGATGACTTGAATATCAAATCCGAGGTTATGTCTGCCGACAATCTCCCGATGAATTCTCAGTACAATATTTACTCGTCCGTCCAAATTCCCTTGGACTCTATTCCGCCAACTTTAAACAAGATCGAAATCGCCCCATCCAGTATATCGAGCAGTGTTGAGCGGGATTCTTCGAATGCCATTTGGAGATTATCCCATCAAGAATTAGCTAACGGCGACTCTTCGCTAATTTCATCGAACGACACAATACCGTCTGAACAGGCAACTGTGAAATCAGAACTGCATACTGACCAGCTCACATTTTCGAACAAAGCTATGGCAATTGGCGGCAGCAACACATCTAATCTCCCAGATAGCAACAGCGGAGTTCCAGAATCAACGCCGGCGACTGGTTCTTTGGCGCCTGaatcatccagcagcttaCCATTTTTATTGCGACATATGccactttcttcaatccCTGCCGCTTTTTGGTGCTCTAATCCAACTGTAACGATTAAAAAGAACGATCAATATATTCTGAACTTATTATCTGAGCAAATTGTTTTCGATCACAACATGTTCAGCAATATAAGCAAGCCAATAATTCGCCATGCCGGTCTACAGAAGTGCAATGAAGGTCTCATTTCCAAAACCATTCGCGGtcttttcaagagcttcacTAGGTTAGACGGTTGCCATCTAATTTCTACAATGTATCCCATTAAAGAGCCATCGATTTATGTGAAGAAGCATAACAGTGTGATAAACATAAGCGCTGATTCTCAAGTGTTTAGCAAGTTCCTGAATGTGAGGCCCGCAAAGGGAATAAAGAATTTTAGACTTTTGATGTTAACAGCCTCATATTGCGATGACTGTGCATCGTTTGTCTCCACGTTGTATCAAACATATATTGGACACGAGTTCGGCTTTTGTGAGCTGCTTAAGCTAACCAATGATGACAGTCCCGGACTAAGGTGCCTAGAGAACTTTGACAAAGGGAGGCTGTTTTTACTAGCCGCACAAATTGTAACATACTGCTCAACCAACAAGAATGCCGGTAAGGATGTGCCTGTCATGATTCTTTTGCCGGTTGATTCCTATAATTTTGAGGAGCTTGTTTTGAAGGTAGCAAAATTCAACATTATACGCAACGAGGTAACGTCGAAAATCCCCAACGCTCAAATATTCTTAAAAGTCGTCATAATGGATTTTATCAGAAATCCATTAAGCTCTGTTGATGAGTACAGCAATCTATGTGTTGGAATCTACAACCTTTTAACGCCCAAGAACATGAAGTTCACTTCCATCGCTCGAAAGTTGCCAGAAAAAGTGACTTTCAAGACATTGCAACAAAAAATTGGCACTTCTGCCATAAATTATGATGCTTTTATCCACTTAGCCTATGCACGTAGTGTCGATAAGGAGTGGGTATTTGCGGCTTTGTCTGATAGCTCTGGCAAAGAGAGCATGATAAAATCATGGTACGTCGGGACGTCTAAGACGAAATTTGATGAAGCCTGCAATGAGATTTGGAACTTAGCCCTCCGactctcttcaaagaagtttggaAGAATATGCTTGATTTTGACAAGACTAAATGGCGTGTTGCCTGATGACGAGCTGATGAACTGGCGACGTCTATCAGGGAAAACAATTCATCTCGCCGTGGTTTGTGTCGATAATGATACGAAAATAtcatttttcgatgaggACAAGATCTATCCTACTTTCAAACCCCTCTTGCGAAACCCTgaattttcaaagaagattgaTCCAAAACGTCTGGATTCATATGAAATCAGAGACATATCTCAGGATATTCATgctgtcatcttcgaagGCTGCTTTCCTTTAACTAACTCCCAGCACAGATGTGCCATAAAGAGCGGTGCTCTGATAAAATTCAAAACAAGCGCTGGTGATTCGATAGTTGATAAATTCGAAGTTAATCTTCTCAATTGTCCTCATTCCGACAGCACAAAGTTATTGAAAACGATCTTAGAAGAGTTCAGAAACCTCGGTGCTCTAAGTTCCTGGTTTGGAGTTTCCAATGGTGAAATGGCACACATTCCATGGCATGTTTTGGCTGTAAAAAAAATGATGCAAGTTATGATACACACAAGAGTCAAAACGGTTGATTGA
- the HYR1 gene encoding peroxiredoxin HYR1 gives MSEFYKLAPKDRKGEPFPFSQLEGKVVLIVNVASKCGFTPQYQELEDLYKKYKDQGLVIIGFPCNQFGRQEPGSDEEIGQFCQLNYGVTFPVLKKIDVNGSDADPVYEFLKSQKAGLLGFRGIKWNFEKFLVDKKGAVHQRYSSLTKPSSLDATIAELVKA, from the coding sequence ATGTCAGAATTCTATAAGTTAGCTCCTAAGGACCGCAAGGGCGAGCCATTTCCCTTCTCGCAGCTCGAAGGTAAGGTAGTACTTATCGTCAATGTTGCTTCGAAATGCGGGTTCACACCGCAATATCAGGAACTGGAGGACTTGTACAAGAAGTACAAGGACCAGGGACTTGTTATTATCGGATTCCCCTGCAACCAGTTTGGCAGACAGGAGCCAGGGTCCGACGAAGAGATTGGCCAGTTCTGCCAATTGAACTATGGAGTAACATTCCcagtgttgaagaaaatcgacGTGAACGGGAGTGACGCTGACCCTGTGTACGAGTTCCTGAAGTCGCAAAAGGCTGGTCTGCTTGGGTTCAGAGGCATCAAGTGgaactttgaaaagttccTGGTTGACAAGAAGGGCGCCGTCCATCAAAGATACTCTTCGTTGacaaagccttcttctttggatgCTACCATCGCGGAGCTGGTTAAGGCCTGA